CTATCTGTTATTATGTATATGGCCGATAAAAAAGGATCAGCTGCAATTAAACTTGCAAACCTTCTTCCAACATTAGATGCTGCCGTTCCAACTCTTCCACCTTGATTCAGTTCATAAAAAAAGTTGTCTAATGTTGCATCATCTAATAATTGAATTTGCGCTACTTCTAACTGATTAAGTAACAATGAAAAATAATTAGTTGTTTGTACATTGGATTCATGTAACTGACTTTGAGCTTGATCTATCATTTCACTAGATGAAGTGTTTAAAGATACTACCGTAATGATGGTCACAGGAATAACAATTGTAGCTAATAACAATATAACCAATTGTGTGGCTAAACTTTTAAACTGAAACTTCCCAACTTGATTATTAGTTGCCTTTTTCTCAGAAGACTTCTTTTTAAATTTAGGTAATTTCTTGATAATTGTTTTGCTCTTATTGTCTTGTTTTGATTTTTCTTTTACCTTTTTAATTTTAGGTAATTTTAATTTTTTTACCCTGGAATTACCGTTTTTATTTTTTCTAAATTTCATTTTTAAGTCCTCCCTTAGTCGTTAGCGCTTTACTTGTTAGTTTAATAATAGCTTAATTTAGTATTAATTTCAAGGTTTATGCACAGAAATGAATGGATTATAGTAGAAATAACTTGTTTTTTGTCCATTTTTACCAAATTTCTTTCTCTAAGATTTTAATAATCCCTATTTTATTATGTTTTTTTTGTTAAGTTTTTACAATTGACATCTTCTATTTCTTCGAGATAAATATGGCATAGTTCATCATAGTTTTTCAAATCTTCTTTGCCTATCTTGCTTAATCCATAAATGCCTCTTTCAACTTTTTCAAACCATCCATAATAATTTTTTCTTAGTATTGGACCGGTCTTATTTTTATCTGTACCTTTACGAACCAATTCTTTTATTTGTAATGGTCCAAAGGTTGCTAATAATGTTGCGATATGTATCGTTTTCTCTTTATATGCTGTAATGATTTTTTTTCGAGTAGAGCCTCCTATATTATAATCACCACTGCGACTTAAAAATTCTTCTTTAAGCTTTTTATTTTTTAAAGTTGTTTGGGTCATTTTTTGAGGTGTTAGCAATTCTTCTACGTAATATTTATGGCCTCTAATGGTTATTAGAAACAAACCTAAATTTAATCGCTTAAGCAATTTGATCGTTTCTATGTATTTATTGTTTTCTAGCTTGTCGTGATTTTTTATAACCGCTACATAAACACCATTTGCAATTTCTTGTCTTTTTACGCCTTGTAAAATAACTTCTAAATTAAGTTGTTTTTTTAGCTCTGTGACAATTAATTCTTCTTCTTTAGAAGCTACTACATCACAATCTAAAACTTCACCTTTTACTTCATAACCTTTTTCTTCAAAATAATCTTTTATAGGCTGATATAAGTCTACTTCCTTTATTTTTGTCATATTGCCACCTTTTTTCTTTTTCTTTATAAAATAGTCTAATAAGGATATAATTCTTGTCACCCTTATTAGACTATTTTATAGAGAAATATTTTTATTTCCCATTTTAACAGATATATTTTTAGCTGTTTCTATTACAAAACTTGCTTCTTTTTCTATTTCTAGATCTTCTTTGTAAAGTCCAGTCACACTTACTGCCGCTATTATTTTGTTTTTATTGTCAAAAACTGGTGCACCAATACAAAATATATATTCTTCAAGCTCTCGATTATCAATACCATACCCTTTTTCTTTTATGATTTCGATTTCTTTTAATAATTTTATTTTGCTATCAATGGTTCGCTTTGTTTTTTGAGTAAATTGCATTGTATTGATTAGTTCAAGTTGCTGCTCTTCTTCTAAATAAGCTAAAAGAACCTTTCCCAACGATGTAGAATAGATGTCATTTCTAGAACCAATCTTTGCTGTTGTAACCACTGCATTAGATGGTTCATACTTGTAGATATAGGCAACTTGATCTTTGTCTAATATCCCAAGGAATGAAGTTTTCCCTAGCTTTTCTCCTAGCTCCTCTAAATAAGGAATGGATATTTGTATAATATCATTATTATATGTATAGGCCATACCAATTTCATATGCTTTAATTCCAAGAATGTATTTTTTATATGTCTCATTCTTTTCTGCTATTAAGTTCATACTTAATAGTGTTTGTAGAATATCAAATGCGCTGGTTTGAGGTATATCCATTATTCTAGTAATTTCTTTTAACGTTAAGCCTTTTTTATTTTTAGAAATTAATTCTAGTATATCAATAGTTCTTTTTGAAGTCCTATTAATTCTCATTTTGTTTTCCCCCATAAAAACTTTCAGGTTGTTTTAATTTACAGAAAAATTTGTATGACACCAATTGGTGTCATACAAATGGATATTATCTATTGATAGCACTTGCTCCTAGATTGTCCATAAAACCAAGAATATCTTTTTCTTTTAAAATACTGGCATCTCCTGGTATTGTGTGTTTTAGTATAGAACAAGCTAAACCAAATTCATTTGCTTTCTGAAAATCCTTACAGTTGCCTAGTAATTTATGAATGGCACCTGAAACAAATGCATCTCCGCCACCTACTCTGTCAAAAATGTTGAATCGTTTTGCTTCTGTCGTGTATTTACTATCTTTCGTATACACATAAGATGATAAACTGTTTTCGTTTGCTGAAAAAAGCTCTCTTTTCGTACCGAATACATAGCTCAAATTGTATTTCTTTATCATTTGATAAAACACATCATTTTGTTTCTCTTCATCATTTTCATAAGACTTGGATGGCTCAATTTCTAAAAGTGTATTGGCATCAAAGTAACTTGCAAAGCAAATATCTACTAAAGGTAATACTTTTTGCATTGCTTTCTTGGCTTCATCTTTAGTCCATAGCTTAGCTCTATAATTAAAGTCAAAACTGACTTTAACATTATGTTCTTTGGCTTTTTGAGCTGCATATAAAGCAACTTCTTTTATTTCTTCACCTAATGCTAAAGTTATACCACTTAAATGAAACCATTTTGCTTGACTAAAGATTTTATCAAAGTCAAATTCTTCTTTTTTGATTTTTGTAATAGCGGAATGCCTTCTATTGTATATAACTTGAGATGGTCTCGTTCCAAATCCATTCTCTAAAAAATATATTCCTATATCTTCACCATCTCTAACAATAAATTCAGTATTAACACCATATCCTCTTAAGTGCTTTATTGCACCATCACCTAGCTGATTGTCTGGCAACTTAGATATGAATGTTGTTTTATGCCCTAAATAAGATAAGGCAACTGCTACATTAGCCTCTCCACCACCATAAGTTGCAGAAAAGTCATTTGTTTGTTCTATTTTATGATGTAAAGGGGGTGAAAGTCTTAGCATTATTTCTCCCATAGTTACAACATTAGACATAATTTCACCTCTGTGTTCCATACTATTTATTAAGTCCAAAGTAGTTAATTGCATTGAAATAACATATGTCCTTAACCACTTTGCTTAACATATTTGTATCATTTGGATATTCTCCATTTTCTACTAATGTTCCTAATTTATTACATAACACTCTTCTAAAGTATTCGTGTCTTGTGTAAGATAAGAAACTTCTTGAGTCCGTTAACATACCAATAAATGTACTTAGTAAGCCTAATTGAGCTAATGCTTCCATTTGTCTTTCCATACCATCTTTTTGATCGTTAAACCACCAGCCTGATCCAAATTGTACTTTTCCAACCACACCACTGCCTTGGAAACAACCTGCAATCGTTGCCAATACTTCATTATCTCTTGGATTCAAACAATATAATATTGTTTTTGGCAATTCATCTGTATCATCTAATTTATCTAGGATTTTAGATAAATCTATGGCTAAGTTTTGATCATTAATAGCGTCAAAACCTGTGTCTGGTCCTAATTTTCTTAACATACGTCCGGAGTTGTTACGTAATGCACCAATATGGTATTGCATTGCCCATCCACGTTTTGCATATTCACGTCCAAAGAATAATAACATATACCCTTTATATTTTTTTATTTCTTGTGTTGTTAAACTTTCTTTTTTCAAACCTTTTTTAAGGATTTCATTGGCTTCTTCAAAAGTTGCCTCTTCATATACAACAACATCTAATGCATGGTCTGAAACAAAGCATCCCATTTTATCAAAGAAATCAATTCTTTCAGTTAAAGCACTTTCTAAATCACTAAGATCTTTTATTTCTTTTCCAACCACGTCTGATAATTTGTTCATCCAATCAACAAACCAGTCTAACTCAATGTTAATGGATTTGTCTGGTCTAAATGTTGGTGTAACCAATACATCAAAAGTATCATCTTCTTGGATTTGTTTGTGATATTCTAAAGAATCAATAGGATCATCTGTTGTACAAATTACTTCTACATTGGATTGCTTAATTAGATTTCTAACACTTAGTTCTCCACTGCGTAATTTTTCATTAGCAATTTCCCATATTTCTTCTGCCGTTTCAGGAGATAATTGTTTATCAATGCCAAAGTATCTTTTTAA
This genomic interval from Natranaerovirga hydrolytica contains the following:
- a CDS encoding sugar kinase, which codes for MSNVVTMGEIMLRLSPPLHHKIEQTNDFSATYGGGEANVAVALSYLGHKTTFISKLPDNQLGDGAIKHLRGYGVNTEFIVRDGEDIGIYFLENGFGTRPSQVIYNRRHSAITKIKKEEFDFDKIFSQAKWFHLSGITLALGEEIKEVALYAAQKAKEHNVKVSFDFNYRAKLWTKDEAKKAMQKVLPLVDICFASYFDANTLLEIEPSKSYENDEEKQNDVFYQMIKKYNLSYVFGTKRELFSANENSLSSYVYTKDSKYTTEAKRFNIFDRVGGGDAFVSGAIHKLLGNCKDFQKANEFGLACSILKHTIPGDASILKEKDILGFMDNLGASAINR
- the uxaC gene encoding glucuronate isomerase codes for the protein MKKFMDADFLLDNKTAQKLYHKYAKDMPIIDYHCHISPKEIAENKTYDNITEIWLGGDHYKWRALRARGIDEAYITGDKPAKEKFLKWAETIPYTIGNPLYHWTHLELKRYFGIDKQLSPETAEEIWEIANEKLRSGELSVRNLIKQSNVEVICTTDDPIDSLEYHKQIQEDDTFDVLVTPTFRPDKSINIELDWFVDWMNKLSDVVGKEIKDLSDLESALTERIDFFDKMGCFVSDHALDVVVYEEATFEEANEILKKGLKKESLTTQEIKKYKGYMLLFFGREYAKRGWAMQYHIGALRNNSGRMLRKLGPDTGFDAINDQNLAIDLSKILDKLDDTDELPKTILYCLNPRDNEVLATIAGCFQGSGVVGKVQFGSGWWFNDQKDGMERQMEALAQLGLLSTFIGMLTDSRSFLSYTRHEYFRRVLCNKLGTLVENGEYPNDTNMLSKVVKDICYFNAINYFGLNK
- a CDS encoding IclR family transcriptional regulator, producing MRINRTSKRTIDILELISKNKKGLTLKEITRIMDIPQTSAFDILQTLLSMNLIAEKNETYKKYILGIKAYEIGMAYTYNNDIIQISIPYLEELGEKLGKTSFLGILDKDQVAYIYKYEPSNAVVTTAKIGSRNDIYSTSLGKVLLAYLEEEQQLELINTMQFTQKTKRTIDSKIKLLKEIEIIKEKGYGIDNRELEEYIFCIGAPVFDNKNKIIAAVSVTGLYKEDLEIEKEASFVIETAKNISVKMGNKNISL
- a CDS encoding DUF2161 family putative PD-(D/E)XK-type phosphodiesterase encodes the protein MTKIKEVDLYQPIKDYFEEKGYEVKGEVLDCDVVASKEEELIVTELKKQLNLEVILQGVKRQEIANGVYVAVIKNHDKLENNKYIETIKLLKRLNLGLFLITIRGHKYYVEELLTPQKMTQTTLKNKKLKEEFLSRSGDYNIGGSTRKKIITAYKEKTIHIATLLATFGPLQIKELVRKGTDKNKTGPILRKNYYGWFEKVERGIYGLSKIGKEDLKNYDELCHIYLEEIEDVNCKNLTKKT